In the Thauera sedimentorum genome, one interval contains:
- a CDS encoding acetolactate synthase 3 catalytic subunit has translation MVLTGAEIVIRCLQEEKVEHVFGYPGGAVLFIYDALFQQEQVRHVLVRHEQAAVHAADGYARSTQNVGVALVTSGPGATNAVTGIATAFCDSIPMVIISGQVPTAAIGQDAFQEVDTVGITRPCVKHNFLVKDVRDIAPTIKKAFYLAKTGRPGPVLVDIPKDVSMHKCEFEYPQEIAMRSYNPVVRGHQGQIRKAVQLLLEAKRPMIYTGGGVILSDAAEQLTKLTRLLGFPITNTLMGLGGYPASDRQYLGMPGMHGTFEANMAMHYSDVLLAVGARFDDRVIGNPAHFAEEPRKIIHVDIDPSSISKRVKVDVPIVGDVREVLDEMIRQIESGEARPNPDNLAAWWKQVEEWRSRNCMVYKNSDEIIKPQFVVQKLWEVTGGDAIVTSDVGQHQMWAAQYYRFDKPRRWLNSGGLGTMGVGMPYAMGAKLANPDMQVACITGEASIQMNIQELSTCKQFRLPIKICNLNNRYLGMVRQWQELFHGGRYSESYMDSLPDFAKLAEAYGHVGIRVDRPADVEPALREAFTRHKDELVFLDFQVDQTENVYPMVQGGKGLTEMILSAEDL, from the coding sequence ATGGTGCTGACGGGCGCGGAAATTGTAATCAGGTGTCTGCAGGAAGAAAAGGTTGAACACGTGTTCGGCTATCCCGGCGGCGCGGTCCTCTTCATTTACGACGCCCTCTTCCAGCAGGAGCAGGTTCGCCACGTGCTGGTGCGCCACGAACAGGCGGCGGTGCACGCGGCCGACGGCTACGCGCGCAGCACCCAGAACGTCGGCGTCGCGCTGGTGACCTCCGGCCCGGGCGCCACCAACGCGGTCACTGGCATCGCCACCGCGTTTTGCGACTCCATCCCCATGGTCATCATCTCCGGCCAGGTGCCCACCGCGGCGATCGGCCAGGACGCCTTCCAGGAAGTGGACACCGTGGGCATCACCCGCCCCTGCGTGAAGCACAACTTCCTGGTCAAGGACGTGCGCGACATCGCGCCGACCATCAAGAAGGCCTTCTATCTGGCCAAGACCGGCCGTCCCGGCCCGGTGCTGGTGGACATCCCCAAGGATGTCAGCATGCACAAGTGCGAGTTCGAGTATCCGCAGGAAATCGCGATGCGCTCGTACAACCCGGTGGTCCGCGGCCACCAGGGGCAGATCCGCAAGGCGGTGCAACTCTTGCTCGAAGCCAAGCGGCCCATGATCTACACCGGCGGCGGCGTCATCCTCTCCGACGCGGCCGAGCAACTCACCAAGCTCACCCGCCTGCTGGGCTTCCCGATCACCAACACGCTGATGGGCCTGGGCGGCTACCCGGCCAGCGACCGCCAGTACCTGGGCATGCCCGGCATGCACGGCACTTTCGAAGCCAACATGGCCATGCACTACAGCGACGTGCTGCTGGCCGTGGGCGCGCGCTTCGACGACCGCGTGATCGGCAACCCGGCGCACTTCGCAGAGGAGCCGCGCAAGATCATCCATGTGGACATCGACCCCTCGTCGATTTCCAAGCGCGTCAAGGTTGACGTGCCCATCGTCGGCGACGTGCGCGAAGTGCTCGACGAGATGATCCGCCAGATCGAATCCGGCGAAGCGCGTCCCAACCCGGACAACCTTGCGGCGTGGTGGAAGCAGGTCGAGGAGTGGCGCAGCCGCAACTGCATGGTCTACAAGAACTCGGACGAGATCATCAAGCCGCAGTTCGTGGTGCAGAAGCTGTGGGAAGTCACCGGCGGCGACGCCATCGTGACCTCTGACGTGGGCCAGCACCAGATGTGGGCCGCGCAGTACTACCGCTTCGACAAGCCGCGCCGCTGGCTCAACTCCGGCGGCCTGGGCACGATGGGCGTGGGCATGCCCTACGCCATGGGTGCCAAGCTCGCCAATCCGGACATGCAGGTGGCCTGCATCACCGGCGAGGCCTCCATCCAGATGAACATCCAGGAACTGTCCACCTGCAAGCAGTTCCGCCTGCCGATCAAGATCTGCAACCTCAACAACCGCTACCTGGGCATGGTGCGCCAGTGGCAGGAGCTGTTCCACGGCGGGCGCTACTCCGAGTCCTACATGGATTCGCTGCCGGACTTCGCCAAGCTGGCCGAAGCCTACGGTCACGTGGGCATCCGCGTCGACCGCCCGGCCGACGTCGAGCCGGCGCTGCGCGAGGCCTTCACCCGGCACAAGGACGAACTGGTCTTTCTCGACTTCCAGGTGGACCAGACCGAGAACGTCTATCCGATGGTCCAGGGCGGCAAGGGCCTGACCGAGATGATCCTCTCCGCCGAAGACCTGTAA
- a CDS encoding RDD family protein, with protein sequence MTAPDARSASTADASSARLVVESAGLRRRLASMLYESLLLLGVLALVFLVPWLILGVVFGIAPPGWLAWIHVVTALGAYFVWYWRRGGQTLAMQTWRLRIVDAASGRLPDDRQCLLRYALAWPSVLFFGAGLLWALIDRDRQFLHDRLAGTCIVLLPGNMGAPK encoded by the coding sequence ATGACCGCCCCCGATGCCCGTTCCGCTTCCACCGCCGACGCCTCTTCGGCCCGCCTGGTGGTCGAGTCGGCCGGACTGCGCCGCCGCCTGGCGAGCATGCTGTACGAATCCCTGCTGCTGCTCGGCGTGCTCGCGCTTGTGTTCCTGGTGCCCTGGCTGATCCTTGGCGTGGTCTTCGGCATCGCCCCGCCGGGTTGGCTGGCCTGGATCCATGTCGTTACCGCGCTGGGTGCGTACTTCGTCTGGTACTGGCGGCGCGGCGGGCAGACGCTGGCGATGCAGACCTGGCGGCTGCGCATCGTCGACGCGGCCAGCGGCCGCCTGCCGGACGACCGTCAGTGCCTGCTGCGCTACGCGCTGGCCTGGCCCTCGGTGCTGTTCTTCGGCGCCGGCCTGCTGTGGGCGCTGATCGACCGCGACCGCCAGTTCCTGCACGACCGCCTGGCCGGCACCTGCATCGTGTTGCTGCCCGGCAACATGGGCGCCCCCAAGTAG
- a CDS encoding cation-transporting P-type ATPase, whose amino-acid sequence MISARTGDTPAVHTKTETPAHAAAAESVLRAQDVLRHLGLDTSEAAQRLQQYGSNTLPPPARRGPLLRFMLQFHNVLIYVLLAAGVVTALLGHLIDSGVIFGVVLINAVIGFIQEGKAERALDAIRNMLSLRAQVLRDGRRQEIAADGLVPGDIVFLASGDKVPADLRLVEVRGLRVEEAALTGESVAVEKGVDPVAASAVLGDRRCMAYSGTLVAHGQGAGVVVATGAQTEIGRISAMLGEVETITTPLLRQMAAFGRLLTWVILAVAGLTFAFGTLVRGYTAGEMFLAAVGLAVAVIPEGLPAIMTITLAIGVQGMARRNAIIRRLPAVETLGSVTVICSDKTGTLTRNEMTAQRVITAAHVFEVDGGGYAPHGGFAIDGGEVAVAAHPLLLEIARCAVLCNDAALHRDGDDWRVAGDPTEGALLTLARKAGLEEGFEREAAPRTDVIPFESEHRFMATLNHDHHGRGLLCLKGAPERVLGLCATQRGPHGDEPIDHAHWDAAMHAAARDGMRLLALAVREGEDALETLTFADVERGGFTLLAVLGLSDPPREDAIRAVARCRSAGIQVKMITGDHAATARAIGERLGLAAEVNAISGAQIESMSDEALQRIVADTEIFARASPEHKLRLVRALQARGEVVAMTGDGVNDAPALKRADVGVAMGRNGTEAAKEAAEMVLADDNFASVAAAVEEGRTVYDNLRKAIAFILPTNVGQGGILLAAVVLGMTLPMTPAQILWVNMVTAVTLALALAFEAPERDIMARPPRDPAEPLLTRFLVWRVLFVGLLLVGGGLGMFVWEIGQGASVEFARTAAVNALMIGEAFYLFNVRSFTGSVLNRGGFLGNRYVLIAIGLMLACQAAFTYLPAMQALFGTAGLDVAAWTRILGFGVLTLLLVEAEKALIKNLNHGRKAGNTRTTQ is encoded by the coding sequence ATGATCTCTGCAAGAACAGGCGATACGCCCGCGGTCCACACCAAGACGGAAACTCCTGCTCACGCGGCAGCGGCGGAGAGCGTGCTGCGCGCCCAGGACGTGCTCCGGCACCTCGGCCTCGATACCTCCGAAGCCGCCCAGCGCCTGCAGCAGTACGGCTCCAACACCCTGCCGCCACCCGCGCGGCGCGGTCCGCTGCTGCGCTTCATGCTGCAGTTCCACAACGTGCTGATCTACGTGCTGCTTGCCGCCGGCGTGGTCACTGCGCTGCTCGGCCACCTGATCGACAGCGGGGTGATCTTCGGCGTGGTGCTGATCAACGCGGTGATCGGCTTCATCCAGGAGGGCAAGGCCGAGCGCGCGCTGGACGCGATCCGCAACATGCTCTCGCTGCGCGCCCAGGTATTGCGCGACGGCCGGCGCCAGGAGATCGCCGCGGACGGACTGGTGCCGGGCGACATCGTCTTCCTGGCCTCGGGCGACAAGGTGCCGGCCGATCTGCGGCTGGTCGAGGTGCGCGGGCTGCGCGTGGAAGAGGCCGCACTCACCGGTGAATCGGTGGCGGTGGAGAAGGGCGTCGATCCGGTCGCCGCGAGCGCGGTACTCGGCGACCGGCGCTGCATGGCCTACTCGGGCACGCTGGTGGCCCACGGCCAGGGCGCGGGCGTGGTGGTGGCCACCGGTGCGCAGACCGAGATCGGCCGCATCAGTGCGATGCTCGGCGAGGTGGAGACGATCACCACCCCCTTGCTGCGCCAGATGGCGGCCTTCGGGCGGCTGCTCACCTGGGTGATCCTGGCGGTCGCCGGCCTCACCTTCGCGTTCGGCACGCTGGTGCGCGGCTACACGGCGGGTGAAATGTTCCTTGCCGCGGTCGGCCTGGCAGTGGCGGTGATCCCCGAGGGGCTGCCGGCGATCATGACCATCACGCTGGCGATCGGCGTGCAGGGCATGGCGCGGCGCAACGCCATCATCCGCCGCCTGCCGGCCGTGGAGACGCTGGGTTCGGTCACGGTGATCTGCTCGGACAAGACCGGCACGCTCACCCGCAACGAGATGACCGCCCAGCGAGTCATCACCGCCGCCCATGTGTTCGAGGTGGATGGCGGCGGCTATGCGCCGCATGGCGGTTTTGCGATCGACGGCGGTGAGGTGGCGGTGGCGGCGCATCCGCTGCTGCTGGAAATCGCCCGCTGCGCGGTGTTGTGCAACGATGCCGCGCTCCACCGCGATGGCGATGACTGGCGGGTGGCCGGCGACCCCACCGAGGGCGCGCTGCTCACCCTGGCGCGCAAGGCCGGGCTGGAAGAAGGCTTCGAGCGCGAGGCGGCGCCGCGCACCGACGTGATTCCCTTCGAATCCGAGCATCGCTTCATGGCCACGCTCAATCACGACCACCACGGGCGCGGGCTGCTGTGCCTGAAGGGCGCCCCCGAGCGCGTGCTCGGCCTGTGCGCGACGCAGCGCGGCCCGCATGGCGATGAGCCGATCGACCACGCGCACTGGGATGCCGCCATGCATGCCGCCGCCCGCGACGGCATGCGCCTGCTGGCACTGGCGGTGCGCGAAGGCGAGGATGCGCTCGAGACGCTGACCTTTGCCGACGTGGAGCGCGGCGGCTTCACCCTGCTCGCGGTGCTGGGCCTGTCCGACCCGCCGCGCGAGGACGCCATCCGTGCGGTGGCGCGCTGCCGCAGCGCCGGCATCCAGGTGAAGATGATCACCGGCGACCATGCCGCCACGGCGCGCGCGATCGGCGAACGCCTGGGGCTGGCCGCCGAGGTCAACGCGATCAGTGGCGCGCAGATCGAGAGCATGAGCGACGAGGCCTTGCAGCGCATCGTCGCGGACACCGAGATCTTTGCCCGCGCCAGCCCCGAGCACAAGTTGCGCCTGGTGCGCGCGCTGCAGGCACGTGGCGAGGTGGTGGCGATGACCGGCGACGGGGTGAACGACGCCCCCGCGCTCAAGCGCGCCGACGTCGGGGTGGCGATGGGGCGCAACGGCACCGAGGCCGCCAAGGAGGCCGCCGAGATGGTGCTGGCCGACGACAACTTCGCCTCGGTGGCCGCCGCGGTCGAAGAAGGCCGTACGGTTTACGACAACCTGCGCAAGGCCATCGCCTTCATCCTGCCGACCAACGTCGGCCAGGGCGGCATCCTGCTCGCCGCGGTGGTGCTGGGCATGACGCTGCCGATGACGCCGGCGCAGATCCTGTGGGTGAACATGGTCACCGCGGTGACCCTGGCGCTCGCGCTGGCCTTCGAGGCCCCGGAGCGCGACATCATGGCGCGTCCGCCGCGCGACCCCGCCGAGCCGCTGCTGACCCGCTTCCTGGTCTGGCGCGTGCTTTTCGTCGGCCTGCTGCTGGTGGGTGGCGGGCTGGGGATGTTCGTCTGGGAGATCGGGCAGGGCGCCAGCGTGGAGTTCGCCCGCACCGCCGCGGTTAACGCGCTGATGATCGGCGAGGCCTTCTACCTTTTCAACGTGCGCAGCTTCACCGGCTCGGTGCTCAACCGTGGCGGCTTCCTCGGCAACCGCTACGTGCTGATCGCCATCGGCCTGATGCTCGCCTGCCAGGCGGCCTTCACCTACCTGCCGGCCATGCAGGCGCTGTTCGGCACCGCGGGGCTGGATGTTGCTGCCTGGACGCGTATCCTAGGCTTCGGCGTGCTGACGCTCCTGCTCGTGGAAGCCGAGAAGGCGCTGATCAAGAACCTGAACCACGGCCGCAAGGCCGGCAACACAAGAACGACACAATGA